The Arachis ipaensis cultivar K30076 chromosome B03, Araip1.1, whole genome shotgun sequence region AAAGGGCAGTATTAGTTAGTATTATTAATTTCTgtttataaaatctttttaaCCTTTATTTTTTGAGGATATAGGANNNNNNNNNNNNNNNNNNNNNNNNNNNNNNNNNNNNNNNNNNNNNNNNNNNNNNNNNNNNNNNNNNNNNNNNNNNNNNNNNNNNNNNNNNNNNNNNNNNNNNNNNNNNNNNNNNNNNNNNNNNNNNNNNNNNNNNNNNNNNNNNNNNNNNNNNNNNNNNNNNNNNNNNNNNNNNNNNNNNNNNNNNNNNNNNNNNNNNNNNNNNNNNNNNNNNNNNNNNNNNNNNNNNNNNNNNNNNNNNNNNNNNNNNNNNNNNNNNNNNNNNNNNNNNNNNNNNNNNNNNNNNNNNNNNNNNNNNNNNNNNNNNNNNNNNNNNNNNNNNNNNNNNNNNNNNNNNNNNNNNNNNNNNNNNNNNNNNNNNNNNNNNNNNNNNNNNNNNNNNNNNNNNNNNNNNNNNNNNNNNNNNNNNNNNNNNNNNNNNNNNNNNNNNNNNNNNNNCCTATGTTAATTTGTGTTAAGTGTTAATATAAATTGATTGATGATACTCATTattaatcgaaaaaaaaaaagagtacaaCAGTAAAATAGGACGGAGAATAAATCTTTGCATATATAGTGAACGATCTAAAATCGTCTCCTAAAGTTAACATTTGAATTTTCATAGCATTCTTCCAAGGTCACTCTATACTAAAAACCTTGCGTTGCATGCTGGTTCTTAgatgctcttcttcttcttctcgaaGGTTGCTGGAGTTTGGAACGGCAACCACTTCCTTTTGTTCCTACAAAACTGTTTGGTGCTACCGCTGCGTAGGCCTTGATCCTTGAACTAACCATTTATATCATACAATCCTTATTGTTAAAGAATTTAAGAATAAGGGTTTATGATGAAGAAGAGTGCTTTTGAGAAGATGGTGATGCAGAAGAACAAGAGCAAGGGAAGCCACGAGGATCAGAAGAAGCAGCAGTGTAACAGGTTGTTGGTGAGTATCAACGTACTTGGGAGCGCAGGGCCAATAAGGTTTGTGGTGAATGAAAAGGACACTGTTTCTGCGATCATTGAAACCGCTCTCAAGTCCTATGCTCGTGAAGGCAGGCTTCCTCTTCTTGGTTTTGATCCCACCGACTTCCTCCTTTATAATGCATACTTTGATGGTATCACTCTTACTCAAGAACACCTTTTTAGGTTTCcatgaattttttttgtatcaAACTCTAAATTTTTAAGCCATAGAAATTCTCTATATCATATGAATAGAGATACATTTAGTGTTAGGGAGTAACAAGATGTGATTTTAGAAGAGTCCAATATTATAATAACATAAAGTTTGGTTCATGAGATTTTTGAAGTTGActggttatttttattggtttttatggAAACTGCTTTGACAGCTCTGAATCCATTGGAAGCCATAGGATCTTATGGGGTGAGGAACTTTGTGCTGTGCAAGAAGCAAGTGT contains the following coding sequences:
- the LOC107634689 gene encoding uncharacterized protein At4g22758-like, whose protein sequence is MMKKSAFEKMVMQKNKSKGSHEDQKKQQCNRLLVSINVLGSAGPIRFVVNEKDTVSAIIETALKSYAREGRLPLLGFDPTDFLLYNAYFDALNPLEAIGSYGVRNFVLCKKQVCSSKPEPNTELISQKSNGGSGFKAWFNKSFGLKILSH